The DNA segment TACCATGCGATATTCTCGCGAAGGGAGTCGTGCAGTGGCGATCCGAATCTATGTGACCATGCAGGCGCTTCCCGGAAAGGGGCCCGAGCTTGTCAAGCTGCGGGCGTCCCGCCACGCGGAGGTGCGCAAGGACCCGGGGTGCGAGCAGTTCGATCTGTTCCAGAACACCGAGGATCCGGATCAGCTCCTCCTCGTCGAGCGTTGGACAGACGAGGCGAGTCTGCAAGCCCATTACGCCCTGAACCGACCGCAGATCGGCGTGGAGCTCCGGGCAGGTTCTGGGAAGCAGGAGCGTTACGTCATCGAGTAGTCTCCTCGATTGTGCCGTCAGGGTCCGGTTGGACTGGCGCCTGTCCCCAGCGGTCCCGCTGCGGGGCTCGACGTCGCGGCGGGGCAAAAGCCGCGCCCTACCGGTGCGACCTGCGCGTGCGCGCGCTTGATCCGCGCTGCCTCCGCCGGTACGATACGTCAACGCCCCACAGCGGGGACCCGGGGGTGTGCGGTGCTCACGAAGGAACAGAATGAGCTTCTGACGCGAGTCGGGCCGGGCACTGCCGCCGGCGAGTTGCTGCGCCGGTACTGGCTTCCGGCTGCGCTTTCTGAGGAGC comes from the Chloroflexota bacterium genome and includes:
- a CDS encoding antibiotic biosynthesis monooxygenase family protein is translated as MAIRIYVTMQALPGKGPELVKLRASRHAEVRKDPGCEQFDLFQNTEDPDQLLLVERWTDEASLQAHYALNRPQIGVELRAGSGKQERYVIE